GAAATAGCTCACATAATTTTGCGTCTGTTTGAATCATAGTAATAAATGTAGTTTGAAATACTTAGTTTTGGGGTAATGGGTCTTCTTTTTTTTAGCgtagaaaatcatccagttacttctcccacactgggcgaggcgaaagggagtgtcagactcttattgacaaaaacgaccccattcctactcctcctTTTCGAGCTGGGTTAGGCACTGTACAGCATATACTCTGCAATATACTACTTTCTGACTATGCACATAAGAAACATAATAGCATAAAACTCTATCGGGCAAAGTTCCAAATTCTCTTCGATAGTATTTcaatagtaaaacaaaataatctaacGTTGACCTCGGAATCGAAATAAAGAGCTTTAAGACTGTCAAAAACTACCGGATTTATAAGATTACCGGCAGATTATCACACAAATATTAGAGACAGCTAAaggttaaaatattatattttaatctttatcacgctattataaaatatattaggtacatatGTCATACATATACATGCAAAATAACAAGTCACCTTTTGTTATAGTTGTCTTATGCATGCATAATTTTGgaggatttttatttaaaaattaaaacaaaagatttgTGATAATCTTGAAAAATACAAAtcaatttttatacttattagaaatattaattaaagtaacaTTTCTgcatgtttcttttttgtttattgcatTATAATTGTCATTTGTTCAgctataccataaataaatgaCTCACAATTTATCACATTACCTACACCAATACATTAGCGTATCGATAAACTACAAGTAATCTCCGATATCTGTAAAACCTCGAATCCAAATCAAAATATTGACCTACATAAGTAAAGATCTTATTATCTTATCACTTGATTACAGATGGCAGCGCCGTGCTAAACTCGTATCAAGGTTATGGCATGATCGGCCCATGTCACCTATGGAGTCAGCAGTGTACTGGACGGAGTATGTAGCGAGGTACCAAGGAGCCCCGAATCTCCAACCTGGAGCCCCCAAAGCACCCTTCTACCAGCAACTTCAGCTAGATGTCCTGGCCTTCATAGGATTAGTCCTGTACATCCTAAGCTATGTAGTCTGCAAGATTTTGTCTGTAATCTGCTGCTGTTGTTGCCAAAAGCAACCCCAAGCTGAGTTCGTTGAAGAAACAAGGTCCTCAAAAAGAGTGAAgttcgaataaaaattaatactccTAGTTTTAAATTGACTTAATTGGACAGTGTGAATATGTTGTAATTTGTATGTTAAAGTACAATTTTTGGATTTTATGGATGGTTTTTTATgattacattttcattatttatttttctgttaataaaaaaagtaatgtgaaattttattgtaatttattttaacttgtgCTAATATCTATAGTATTATGCATTAATTACATTGTAGTGGTAAGCTCTGATGCAGTCTTCggtccaaaaaaaatattgtaagaaaTCTAAGAGTATCTTTCACTAAAACAAAAAGAGGTATTCAGTATTTAGGGTGCTTTGGTTATTTAGCTATGGTACAAAGATAAAagagctaagctgtgaaactatgtgaccgttttcactgatattaagctatgtagctgtgtgagtaagataCGCAgccgagtatgcgatgtatcgatagtagcaaAGCCATTCATAGTACGAATATTttcttagctgagtccatttccaccagtactaagctatatGCACATGCACATACTAatcaatatgattggtggaagcaaaactcatccacagcaacgtagcatagcatatctctgatAGAAGAGCACCCTTATAGTACACATTACCATTAGAGATATCGGTACCAGTTAGAGAAACAACATTTGGttcataatatacctatatttaggAGATGTGCAGGATAcctttaaataaagaaatttagTCATTATTTAATGTATCTCTAAATGAATTTCAATTACGGTAATCAGCTAGACTATTCTGTTAATGTCAATGCGAACTTTCGAAGTAAGCTCGATCTCATTCTCACCCGTTTTTGGTCCAGATTATTCTGACAACCAATGACATGACGGATCACATTCGCGTTTGCTTCGATATTTCGCGTTGAAAATTACGGAACAGCCTAGCAGTTTCGATTAGTTAATCTATCCACGTACATAAACATGAACGTAAATACAGGTTCACTTTCTTCTTCCTTACTctcacaatttaataaaacaacaatccGACATGATGAGGCCAGACGCAGAAAGTCTTTcattacgtcacgccttttatcctcgaagggttaggcagaggtgcatctgcaTAATaaggtacgtaatgccactgtacaatgtacaggtacacccactttcaccatttgtgttataagtcccatgtaatagggggtgagcctattgccatataccaggcaccattccagactccgtgctactactgagaaatattaaaaaaaccgaaaaaaaaaccagtaatacttttgcccgacccgggaatcgaacccgagaccccttgttcggcagtcgtacttgcgaccactgcgaccaacgaggcagtcacttttTCTAATCCAGAATAGTTACCCTGGTACCTAGTGGTACTAGGAAATCGAGGCttatatatatttgtaaactatCGAGGCAatcttgttatttattgaacacTATCTATGCTGAACACATTACCTTCATTTgacttaagtacctatatcaatTTATCAAACACATATTACCTAATACCCGATACATTTCAATAGTGAATAATTGTATGTTCAATTAGCATCGTATTTCAAACTAGTATCTATGTATATCCTTATCTTCGTATCAATCTAAACTTATATAGTAATGATAAAATCTATCCGTCTCAAGTTCATTCCggtgttttttttacaatctatTGTAACTAATTTTCATACtggttttattgatatctaaaacaACTCATCATGCTGAAACGATAATCATATTTTGATATGCACgtgtttatttaacaaatatattcAAACTCCGATACAAATAGAGCGGGAGTCTTATCTGTATTTAAAAACGGCCGGCCACTAGGTAACGCTTCAGTAGATCGAACGTACGAGCATCAATGAACACACTAGCATAGCACTCACtcatacctaaaaataaaatgaagtttaataatataataatcttgTTCAGTGCTCTTTTCAGTCAAGTactaagtttaaatattttaggagTGTTCCCGTACCAAGGCAAGAGCCACTTCTTCGTATTCGCACCATATCTGAAGGAACTAGCCAGAAGAGGCCACAACTTAACAGTGATATCATACTTTCCTTTAAAAGAACCAATTGACAACTACCATGACATAAGTTTGGCtggaaaaactaaaatattggaAGACGTGTTTCCTATATACAGATCGTACTGGACTATAATACAAATCAGTTTCTTCTTGACGAATTCTGGCCAGGAGAACTGTATAACGCTACTGGAAGATGAGAATGTACAGAATTTGTGGAAGACGAAACAGAAGTTTGACTTAGTGCTTGTGGAACTGTTCAATTCTGACTGTGCTCTGGGACTTGCTCACCAACTTGGTGCCCCAGTGGTCGGTCTCACATCCCACGTGTTGATGCCATGGCACTACGAAGACTATGGGATACAGTACAACCCCTCGTACGTACCGATGCTATTCTTAGAAGGCGGAACGAAGCCAACTCTATACCAAAGAATTGAAAGGAGTATTTTAcatatgtactttatttatttacataaattaacatgTCGGAGGAACAATCAGAAAACTTTAGCACAATATTTCGATGACGTGCCGCCACTAGATGACTTGGCGAAGAATGTTAAAATGTTACTATTGTATACAAATTACGTGTTGACTGGCTCTGGTCTCTATCCACCAAACGTACATGAAGTGGGAGGATACCACGTCACGAAACCTAAAGAACTGCCCCAGGTGAGTGCCTGTCAATGTTGATATTGATCAATTGAAATAGTTATTTGAACCAAAGACTTATGCAcacataaaaatgtacattgtaGCTGTCAGTACAGCAGTTTTTGCATCATCgcactaatttaattataaaactaatgtaaaataatagagTAGTTCCGaacattttctattgtgtcataTCAACTAACTGCATTGTTAAACAGACCGTACACTTCTATAACTGTACTTTCCTCAAACCAGTCAGTAGTCACATTGCAGGACAACAAACAATGATAGACTATACGCAGCATGTTATCATTATTACGTAAACTATAAAACATTCCAAGTCATGCTCATCACTAACAAACTCCTCTAGTCATTTCTGCATATCATCCAAGACGGATAACCATCGTTATCTATAGTAAACAGTTATCAATTGAACTGTAACATCTGCCATTTATCTCTCCGATAAAGTTGGAGAGAAATAAACGATCATTAGGAAATTTACCTGACTACTACTGGTCGGGATGAGAGGACATGTCGCTCGGTACCTATAATGTCTAGACGATTTATGCTACGACCTTAATTTTAGCAACATTTTccttgtttataataaaattataatcatattaataaataatattagtttggcTATAATGAGATGATTTCTAAGCTAGGTATTATAACACACTATGTATTACAGGACTTAAAGAAATTTATAGAAGAATCTGAGCATGGAGTAATTTATATAAGTTTTGGATCAATGTTACGAGCTACGTCTACGCCCAAAGATAAAGTGCAAGCCATCATCGACGCAGTATCAGAAATACCTCAGAGAATCATTTGGAAGTGGGAGGAAAAGAATTTACCCGGGAACCCGAAGAATATATACATATCGAACTGGTTACCGCAAAACGAAATTTTAGGTATGATCTCAGTCTGTCTAATTTTAATACATGATTTGCAATTTGATGTTTACGATGActtattgttttgataaaattatataaacattgCACCCATTATAATCGTgacagaaataatttattacttgcgtaaaaaaatgtgtcatgAAGATTTAatcatattatcataaaaaGTTGAGATACGCTTGTCCTCGGGATGTCTCGTTTATCATTAAttgttgttaaaaaaattaactaagcATTTCTGCACTTATTTGTTGCAAGAATACGACATGACAACAGATTCTCTTcctagttaataatattaatccaCTTTTACTAGGTAAATATCGATTTCTCAATTACTTTTGGAGTCAGAACTGATTCCTAACGTTATTGAAAGTAGACATGGAAAAAATCGGTCAGTGACATcgatatcatattttttttgcttaGACTCGTTCTCGTCTCGTAGACACCTCTGCTCATCTCTATGAGAAAAACAGACGAAAGTTTCTCCAATTTTCCCTCAggataaattgtaataagatATCTCGTTACTGGGCGCCGAAAGGAAAAACCCTTTCGCCAAAACATTACCGTTACTATCAAGCAAAAATAGAGATTTGGAAATATAGGATAACAACAAACACGTCGATTTGAAACTAAAGGCTTACGCAGAAATAACTTTTGTCTGTTGAGGACAAAAATCTGTTCCTCCACCTGTGTGGGAGTGGGATCtacaataatgataataattttaaatgagtttgtattgtcataaaaaagtaCACCATGGATAGTCCCGTGTCAGTAAAGGCCCTAAAAacttattgcttatttttctgcgtggttttttgtttttgccAATTTTCTAAGTTTCTAGAATGGACTCTTCGATTATCCATTCAAgagaagtaaaatataatattgggGTTTTAGGTTTTAATATTCTTAGAAGCAGCCTGGAATTGAGATTAGTTCTGGATAGTTTAATTAACAGTGTTGACGGACAAGGATTTTCCgaaaataggtaatattatagtcattaattaacaaaaaaaaatttatatgCCTACACGTGTCTCACATTTTATCAAAACCAACCACCTAGCTCAATGACTTATTTATTATCTGGCATAATAGAGATATATTCTAAAATAGTTTAGAATAATAGAACGTTTgctattgtaatttaaaacgaAGATACATTTTAAATAGGTGAAAATAcagtacaaaacaaattaaaattgggaatattttgtgtatttgaACAGAAGATAGGTCGGTTATATTATACAGTAAAAATACGTTCGAAAAGATAGAATAAAGAGAagcaaaatattgaaaaataataataaaacagcaCGGAATTCTGACGAAAAACGTAGTAAAGTTCCTAATAATGAATGCTTATTCAATTTAATCCTGGCAATCAGTAAAAAATCtgtcaaacaatttaatttgtaatgCATGTAAGTTTTTTAAAGACTTTTTCTTTATAGTATCTAACACCTATGTACAGCTATGTCTCGTTTAGCCAACCACAGGCACtgaaatttatttaacttccatCACATTATAttcattgtaaaaaatatgtcataagAGGTCACAGTGGCTCTTAAGCACTACGATTTAGAGCGAAGTTTATGTATTTTAGTGTAggataacattttaaaaaatatattacttagtTATGATCCGGTCGAGGGCTACCGAATCGAAAAGGTtcgaatttaaatttataagtAATGAAATTTTTTATCTATTGAGAAAATATCCCTCATAAAATGACGTTGTTACGCTAgacatttgcaaaaaaaaaatctattctaaACTTGACCTCGAACTCGCAATGAAAAAATAACGATTAGAAATAGGATGATCTTTTAACAGCAGGTTTcaatttttgtaatacatatgCTAATGGTCTTCCTGCAACCACTTTTAACAATATGTTTCTAAGTCAATTGAATTTCTTTAATCATTGAAACTTTTCATGTGTATCTTTTAAATGACAACTGTGTG
This genomic interval from Spodoptera frugiperda isolate SF20-4 chromosome 6, AGI-APGP_CSIRO_Sfru_2.0, whole genome shotgun sequence contains the following:
- the LOC118281915 gene encoding UDP-glycosyltransferase UGT5, which produces MKFNNIIILFSALFSQVLSLNILGVFPYQGKSHFFVFAPYLKELARRGHNLTVISYFPLKEPIDNYHDISLAGKTKILEDVFPIYRSYWTIIQISFFLTNSGQENCITLLEDENVQNLWKTKQKFDLVLVELFNSDCALGLAHQLGAPVVGLTSHVLMPWHYEDYGIQYNPSYVPMLFLEGGTKPTLYQRIERSILHMYFIYLHKLTCRRNNQKTLAQYFDDVPPLDDLAKNVKMLLLYTNYVLTGSGLYPPNVHEVGGYHVTKPKELPQDLKKFIEESEHGVIYISFGSMLRATSTPKDKVQAIIDAVSEIPQRIIWKWEEKNLPGNPKNIYISNWLPQNEILAHPKVLAFYSHCGMLGTTEAIHYGVPMIGMPIFGDQPSNAAAIEENGLGVQIHIKDLTKELLLEKLRIVLNPEFRRRVKERSKVWHDRPLSAMETAIFWTEYAARNANYTFGTAAATVPLYQYRMWDVTAVILAILVIFFYSLKTVISLVQKKREDRYYEFKTK